A window from Bacillota bacterium encodes these proteins:
- a CDS encoding GTP 3',8-cyclase MoaA, producing VEFGVIASVSRPFCRQCDRIRLTADGKLRNCLFALDETDLRQPLRSGASDEELAAVMRSAVWSKWEGHLINRREFRQPERAMYAIGG from the coding sequence GTCGAGTTCGGCGTCATCGCCAGCGTCTCCCGGCCCTTCTGCCGCCAGTGCGACCGGATCCGCCTCACCGCGGACGGGAAGCTCCGCAACTGCCTCTTCGCCCTCGACGAGACCGACCTGCGCCAACCGCTGCGCTCGGGAGCGAGCGACGAAGAGTTGGCCGCGGTGATGCGGAGTGCGGTCTGGAGCAAGTGGGAGGGCCATCTCATCAACCGCCGGGAGTTTCGCCAGCCCGAGCGGGCGATGTACGCCATCGGTGGTTGA